In Geobacter anodireducens, a genomic segment contains:
- a CDS encoding bifunctional folylpolyglutamate synthase/dihydrofolate synthase — protein sequence MTYGEILAHIYGLRRFGIRPGLERIATLLQRLGNPQERLRVVHVAGTNGKGSTAAFLASILAEGGYRAGLFTSPHLTRFTERFRVNGREIAEESAARVAGQVLANAPEGTTFFEVVTAMALLHFVEEGVDAAVLEAGMGGGADATSAATGILTVITPVALDHCEWLGDTIPAIAREKAGLIRAGRPVVLSRQPAGARDVFIERGRSLGAPLVCFGADFSAAWDESSLAYDGLSLQLAGLRPGIGGRYQSANAATALAAAEILADNGFRLDSSALRAGIDAARWPGRMELLSGAPRVLLDGAHNPDGARALADSLTDYPRQRLIVVTGVMSDKDAAGILAPVLPLAHEVVAVTPAVERSLDAGRLAELCREKGLNAVAGGTVAEGLDLARQRAGAQDLILVCGSLFTVGEARAILLSQRYEPFRG from the coding sequence ATGACCTACGGGGAGATCCTGGCACATATCTACGGCCTGCGGCGCTTCGGCATCAGGCCGGGACTCGAACGGATCGCCACTCTCCTCCAGCGGCTCGGCAACCCCCAGGAACGGCTCAGGGTCGTCCATGTGGCCGGGACCAACGGCAAGGGGTCAACGGCCGCCTTTCTGGCTTCCATTCTGGCGGAGGGGGGATACCGGGCAGGACTTTTCACCTCTCCCCATCTCACCCGCTTCACCGAACGGTTCAGGGTCAACGGCAGGGAGATCGCCGAGGAGAGCGCCGCGCGCGTGGCCGGGCAGGTCCTGGCAAACGCGCCGGAAGGAACCACCTTTTTCGAGGTGGTGACGGCCATGGCGCTGCTCCATTTCGTCGAGGAAGGGGTTGACGCGGCGGTTCTCGAAGCGGGAATGGGAGGCGGTGCCGATGCCACGAGCGCAGCCACGGGAATCCTGACGGTCATCACTCCCGTTGCCCTCGACCATTGCGAGTGGCTGGGCGACACCATCCCGGCCATCGCCCGGGAGAAAGCAGGCCTCATCAGGGCCGGCCGGCCCGTGGTCCTTTCGCGCCAGCCGGCTGGAGCCCGTGACGTCTTCATTGAGCGCGGTCGCAGCCTGGGGGCTCCCCTGGTATGCTTCGGTGCTGATTTTTCCGCCGCGTGGGATGAATCGTCCCTCGCCTATGACGGGTTGTCGCTTCAGCTTGCGGGCCTGCGGCCCGGCATCGGCGGCCGCTATCAGTCGGCGAACGCAGCCACGGCCCTGGCCGCCGCCGAGATCCTGGCCGATAACGGCTTCCGCCTCGACTCCTCCGCGCTACGGGCGGGCATCGATGCGGCCCGTTGGCCCGGCAGGATGGAACTCTTGTCCGGCGCCCCGCGGGTGCTGCTGGACGGCGCCCACAATCCCGACGGTGCCCGGGCGCTCGCCGACTCGCTGACCGATTATCCCCGACAACGCCTGATCGTGGTGACCGGCGTCATGTCTGACAAGGATGCGGCGGGGATTCTCGCCCCTGTTCTGCCCCTGGCCCATGAGGTGGTGGCGGTCACGCCCGCGGTTGAGCGGAGCCTTGATGCCGGACGCCTCGCTGAACTGTGCCGGGAGAAAGGGCTCAATGCCGTTGCCGGCGGCACCGTAGCCGAGGGGCTCGATCTCGCCCGGCAGCGGGCCGGCGCACAGGATCTCATTCTCGTCTGCGGCTCCCTCTTCACGGTGGGCGAGGCACGGGCGATTCTTCTCTCGCAGCGATACGAGCCGTTTCGCGGCTGA